In one window of Tenrec ecaudatus isolate mTenEca1 chromosome 3, mTenEca1.hap1, whole genome shotgun sequence DNA:
- the CXXC4 gene encoding CXXC-type zinc finger protein 4, with protein MNTNVCVEPGPSPEAPGLPKESHLPEGALNSLVDYNSEMERYRSFATSFYKTNGGAFPQAAKIARITTPIFPSSAAAAAAAARIGMSPWNCDNAATAAAATAMLWGSGGGGGGGGGGGGGGGGGGGRKSSSAAASSSASSSAILPAGGGGGGGGGGGGGGGGGGGGGGGGGSRTSMHHRNDSQRLGKAGCPPEPSLQMANTNFLSTLSPEHCRPLAGECMNKLKCGAAEAEIMNLPERVGTFSAIPALGGISLPPGVIVMTALHSPAAASAAVTDSAFQIANLADCPQNHSSSSSSSSGGAGGANPAKKKRKRCGVCVPCKRLINCGVCSSCRNRKTGHQICKFRKCEELKKKPGTSLEVRGDDFLFPSLPPSLRTPLSSPLQGFWSSLRMQQPFSEASLQL; from the coding sequence ATGAACACCAATGTCTGCGTGGAGCCCGGGCCGAGCCCGGAGGCCCCGGGCTTACCCAAGGAGAGCCACCTGCCCGAGGGGGCCCTCAACAGCCTTGTGGATTACAACTCGGAGATGGAGCGCTACCGCTCCTTTGCGACCTCCTTCTACAAGACCAACGGGGGCGCCTTCCCGCAGGCGGCCAAGATCGCGCGCATCACCACCCCCATCTTCCCCAgcagcgccgccgccgccgcggccgcCGCGCGCATcggcatgtccccctggaactgcgaCAACgcggccaccgccgccgccgccaccgccatgCTCTGGGGCAgcggcgggggcggcggcgggggagggggcggcggcggcggcgggggcggcgggggcggcaggAAAtcctcctccgccgccgcctcctcctccgcctcctcctcgGCGATCCTCCCcgccggcggcggcggtggcggtggcggtggtggtggcggcggcggcggtggcggcggcggcggcggcggcggcggcggcagcaggaCCAGCATGCACCACCGAAACGACTCCCAGAGGCTGGGGAAAGCTGGCTGCCCGCCAGAGCCGTCGTTGCAAATGGCAAATACTAATTTCCTCTCCACCTTATCCCCCGAACACTGCAGACCTTTGGCGGGGGAATGCATGAACAAGCTCAAATGCGGCGCTGCTGAAGCAGAGATAATGAATCTCCCCGAGCGCGTGGGGACTTTTTCCGCTATCCCGGCTTTAGGGGGCATCTCATTACCTCCAGGGGTCATCGTCATGACAGCCCTTCACTCCCCCGCAGCAGCCTCAGCAGCCGTCACAGACAGTGCGTTTCAAATTGCCAATCTGGCAGACTGCCCGCAGAatcattcctcctcctcctcgtcctcctcgggGGGAGCTGGCGGAGCCAACCCGGCCAAGAAGAAGAGGAAACGGTGTGGGGTTTGCGTGCCCTGCAAGAGGCTCATCAACTGTGGCGTCTGCAGCAGTTGCAGGAACCGCAAAACGGGACACCAGATCTGCAAATTTAGAAAATGcgaagagctgaagaaaaaaccTGGCACTTCGCTGGAGGTCAGAGGAGATGATTTCTTGTTTCCCAGTCTCCCCCCTTCCCTGCgcactcccctctcctctcccctccaggGCTTCTGGTCCAGCCTCAGGATGCAGCAGCCCTTTTCTGAAGCTTCACTCCAGTTGTAA